In the Streptomyces sp. cg36 genome, one interval contains:
- a CDS encoding S8 family serine peptidase, whose amino-acid sequence MLMTSDSPSAVPGARRTARIAAAAGLVAALITAGAAPVFAAQTAGPTPVPVKSAPAKSPGDKLGAADEQRLAEAQAKGEKTVTVMVATAPGATGAVSHQLDSVSGATVGKVDDKLGYVRATLPTGTAESALKAAAKLPSVHGIDLKQEIQLDDPTPSGDNPKGTKSLRGASAQPAPGRNTPAKNPYNPSFETGAVDFVKQHPKADGRGVTIGVLDSGVDLGHPALQKTTTGERKIVDWVTATDPVADGDGTWRRMNTAVSGPEFTYQGRTWKAPAGSYDISLFSEKVTAGGDAKGDVNRDGDTTDTWGVLYDPVAGTVRVDLNNNGDFTDDEAMKPYKDGYQVGYFGTDNPATDVSERMPFTVEIRKDVKYDAAGHTSDYVNIGLIESEHGTHVAGITAANGLFGGKMSGAAPGAKIVSSRACNWSGGCTNIALTEGMIDLVTNRHVDIVNMSIGGLPALNDGNNARSELYKRLIDTYGVQLVISAGNEGPGVNTIGDPGLADHVISVGATVSQATWASNYGSNVSKKYDMMPFSSRGPREDGGFTPTLSAPGAAINTTQTWLPGSPVKEAGYSLPAGYSMLQGTSMASPQATGAAALLLSAAKQKHIDLAPADLRTALTSTAKHIKGVQAYAEGAGLIDIVDAWDAIQDGATAHEYAVKAPVSTAISYALKTPGFGTGIYDREGGLKAGEKKTYDVTVTRTTGPDKAVKHRLSFKNNDGTFKVLGKDEVALPLNTPVTVKVQAQPKSAGVHSAILEVDDRRTVGVDQQILATVVVAKPLVKPSYTFTDSSTVQRNSTKSYFISVPAGAKALEVSMGALRSGSQTRFIAIHPYGVPVDDSGTPNCYPNYDNPANTCRPDLRSYANPQAGVWEIEVESRRTSPYLDNPYKLDVALLGAAFDPAVKAVPEAKVGSSAPVEWKVTNGFAAIDGKLQGGSLGSAKVAKPTIKAGEVQTTTLTVGAGVERLDVAIGGVSDTAADLDLTVLKDGVQVASSADGDSEEAVSLLKPAAGTYTIQVAGYSVPSGSTTYNYRDVYYAPSLGTVKVDDTKAVKLANGASATVGAQVVVAGAAPEGRQFFGEVKLVNARGTAAGTGSVVIEKVTP is encoded by the coding sequence ATGCTGATGACCTCCGATTCGCCGAGCGCCGTTCCCGGCGCCAGACGCACGGCCCGAATAGCGGCCGCGGCGGGCCTGGTGGCCGCGCTGATCACCGCGGGCGCCGCCCCCGTCTTCGCCGCCCAGACGGCCGGTCCCACCCCCGTACCCGTGAAGTCCGCCCCGGCCAAGTCCCCCGGGGACAAGCTGGGCGCCGCCGACGAGCAGCGGCTCGCCGAGGCGCAGGCCAAGGGCGAGAAGACCGTCACCGTGATGGTGGCGACCGCCCCCGGCGCCACCGGCGCCGTCTCGCACCAGCTCGACTCGGTGTCGGGCGCCACCGTCGGCAAGGTCGACGACAAGCTCGGCTACGTACGGGCCACCCTGCCGACCGGCACCGCCGAGTCCGCCCTGAAGGCCGCCGCCAAGCTGCCCTCGGTCCACGGGATCGACCTCAAGCAGGAGATCCAGCTGGACGACCCGACCCCGTCGGGCGACAACCCCAAGGGCACCAAGTCCCTGCGCGGCGCCTCCGCCCAGCCCGCGCCGGGCAGGAACACGCCCGCGAAGAACCCGTACAACCCGTCCTTCGAGACGGGCGCGGTCGACTTCGTCAAGCAGCATCCCAAGGCGGACGGCCGCGGCGTCACCATCGGCGTCCTGGACTCCGGCGTGGACCTCGGCCACCCGGCGCTCCAGAAGACCACCACCGGCGAGCGCAAGATCGTCGACTGGGTCACCGCGACCGACCCGGTGGCCGACGGCGACGGCACCTGGCGCCGGATGAACACCGCCGTCTCCGGACCGGAGTTCACCTACCAGGGCCGCACCTGGAAGGCCCCGGCCGGCAGCTACGACATCAGCCTCTTCTCGGAGAAGGTCACCGCGGGCGGCGACGCCAAGGGCGACGTCAACCGCGACGGCGACACCACCGACACCTGGGGCGTGCTCTACGACCCGGTCGCGGGAACCGTGCGGGTGGACCTCAACAACAACGGTGACTTCACCGACGACGAGGCCATGAAGCCGTACAAGGACGGCTACCAGGTCGGCTACTTCGGCACCGACAACCCGGCGACCGACGTCTCCGAGCGGATGCCGTTCACCGTCGAGATCCGCAAGGACGTGAAGTACGACGCGGCCGGGCACACCTCCGACTACGTCAACATCGGCCTCATCGAGTCCGAGCACGGCACCCACGTGGCGGGCATCACCGCCGCCAACGGGCTGTTCGGCGGCAAGATGAGCGGCGCCGCCCCCGGCGCCAAGATCGTCTCCTCGCGGGCCTGCAACTGGTCCGGCGGCTGCACCAACATCGCGCTCACCGAGGGCATGATCGACCTGGTCACCAACCGCCACGTCGACATCGTCAACATGTCGATCGGCGGTCTGCCGGCGCTCAACGACGGCAACAACGCGCGCTCCGAGCTCTACAAGCGCCTGATCGACACCTACGGCGTCCAGCTGGTCATCTCGGCCGGCAACGAGGGCCCCGGCGTCAACACCATCGGCGACCCGGGCCTCGCGGACCACGTCATCTCGGTCGGCGCCACCGTCTCGCAGGCGACCTGGGCCTCCAACTACGGCTCCAACGTGTCGAAGAAGTACGACATGATGCCGTTCTCCTCGCGCGGCCCGCGCGAGGACGGCGGCTTCACCCCGACGCTGTCGGCGCCGGGTGCCGCGATCAACACCACCCAGACCTGGCTGCCGGGCTCCCCGGTCAAGGAGGCCGGCTACTCGCTGCCGGCCGGCTACTCGATGCTCCAGGGCACCTCGATGGCCTCGCCGCAGGCCACCGGCGCCGCGGCCCTGCTGCTGTCGGCCGCCAAGCAGAAGCACATCGACCTGGCCCCGGCCGACCTGCGCACCGCGCTGACGTCGACGGCCAAGCACATCAAGGGCGTTCAGGCGTACGCCGAGGGCGCGGGCCTGATCGACATCGTCGACGCCTGGGACGCGATCCAGGACGGCGCGACCGCCCACGAGTACGCGGTGAAGGCCCCGGTCTCCACGGCGATCAGCTACGCGCTGAAGACGCCGGGCTTCGGCACCGGCATCTACGACCGCGAGGGCGGCCTCAAGGCGGGCGAGAAGAAGACGTACGACGTCACCGTCACCCGCACCACGGGCCCGGACAAGGCCGTGAAGCACCGGCTGTCGTTCAAGAACAACGACGGCACCTTCAAGGTCCTGGGCAAGGACGAGGTCGCGCTGCCGCTGAACACGCCGGTCACCGTCAAGGTGCAGGCGCAGCCGAAGTCGGCGGGCGTGCACAGCGCCATCCTGGAGGTCGACGACAGGCGGACCGTGGGCGTGGACCAGCAGATCCTCGCCACCGTGGTCGTCGCCAAGCCGCTGGTGAAGCCGTCGTACACCTTCACGGACTCCTCGACGGTGCAGCGCAACAGCACCAAGTCGTACTTCATCAGCGTCCCGGCCGGCGCCAAGGCCCTTGAGGTCTCCATGGGCGCGCTGCGCTCGGGCAGCCAGACCCGCTTCATCGCGATCCACCCCTACGGTGTGCCGGTCGACGACTCGGGGACGCCCAACTGCTACCCGAACTACGACAACCCGGCCAACACCTGCCGCCCCGACCTGCGCTCCTACGCGAACCCGCAGGCCGGTGTGTGGGAGATCGAGGTCGAGTCGCGCCGTACCTCGCCCTACCTGGACAACCCGTACAAGCTGGACGTGGCGCTGCTCGGCGCCGCCTTCGACCCGGCCGTGAAGGCCGTGCCGGAGGCCAAGGTCGGCTCCTCGGCCCCGGTCGAGTGGAAGGTCACCAACGGCTTCGCCGCCATCGACGGCAAGCTCCAGGGCGGCTCGCTGGGCTCCGCCAAGGTCGCCAAGCCGACCATCAAGGCCGGTGAGGTCCAGACGACCACGCTGACCGTCGGTGCGGGCGTGGAGCGCCTGGACGTCGCGATCGGCGGCGTCTCGGACACCGCGGCCGACCTGGACCTCACGGTCCTCAAGGACGGCGTGCAGGTCGCCTCGTCCGCCGACGGCGACTCCGAGGAGGCCGTCAGCCTGCTGAAGCCGGCCGCCGGCACCTACACGATCCAGGTCGCGGGCTACTCGGTCCCGTCCGGCTCGACCACGTACAACTACCGCGACGTGTACTACGCGCCGTCGCTCGGCACCGTCAAGGTGGACGACACCAAGGCGGTCAAGCTGGCCAACGGCGCCTCGGCGACCGTCGGCGCGCAGGTCGTGGTGGCCGGCGCGGCTCCCGAGGGACGCCAGTTCTTCGGCGAGGTCAAGCTGGTCAACGCGCGCGGCACGGCCGCGGGCACCGGCAGCGTCGTGATCGAGAAGGTCACGCCGTGA
- a CDS encoding serine hydrolase domain-containing protein, with protein sequence MSVRTGRRVRTAVLGVAVAAGITATALVAPASADARGARAGGHEVTQRALEAAVAAGSPGVVAVAQDGGRVWSGNAGVADLRTGRQRQAEDRFRIGSITKSFVATVLLQLEAEGRLSLDDTVEHWLPGVVSGNGNDGSGITLRQLLNHTSGLYDYTEDAALQRKIFTTEFLTHRYDTYSADQLAAIAMAHRPDFAPGTSWKYSNTNFVLAGMVIEKATGHSYAAEIDRRVLRPLNLRSTSLPGTDSRMPRPSGRAYSKLSEQTTGRTYDVTALNPSMAGSAGEMVSDSGDLNRFYRALLTGRLLPQRQLKEMMTTVAVPGHPEGGYGLGLMARTLPCGVEVWGHDGGIHGSTSVAVTTGDGRHSLAYNLNGDWADDGAAPVLAEFCGTGPAATPAG encoded by the coding sequence ATGTCGGTACGTACGGGGCGCAGGGTCAGGACGGCGGTCCTCGGGGTGGCGGTGGCCGCCGGGATCACCGCGACCGCGCTGGTGGCGCCCGCCTCCGCGGACGCCCGGGGTGCGCGGGCGGGCGGGCACGAGGTGACCCAGCGGGCGCTGGAGGCGGCGGTCGCGGCCGGATCGCCCGGCGTGGTCGCGGTCGCCCAGGACGGCGGACGGGTGTGGAGCGGGAACGCGGGCGTCGCCGACCTGCGCACCGGCCGCCAGCGGCAGGCCGAGGACCGCTTCCGGATCGGCTCCATCACCAAGTCGTTCGTGGCCACGGTGCTGCTGCAACTGGAGGCCGAGGGCAGGCTGAGCCTCGACGACACCGTCGAGCACTGGCTGCCCGGCGTCGTCTCCGGCAACGGCAACGACGGCTCCGGGATCACCCTGCGCCAGCTGCTCAACCACACCAGCGGGCTCTACGACTACACCGAGGACGCGGCGCTCCAGCGAAAGATCTTCACCACGGAGTTCCTGACACACCGTTACGACACCTACAGCGCGGACCAGTTGGCCGCCATCGCCATGGCGCACCGCCCGGACTTCGCGCCGGGCACCTCCTGGAAGTACTCCAACACCAACTTCGTCCTGGCCGGGATGGTCATCGAGAAGGCCACCGGCCACTCGTACGCGGCCGAGATCGACCGCCGGGTGCTGCGCCCCCTGAACCTGCGCTCCACCTCGCTGCCCGGCACCGACTCCCGGATGCCCCGGCCCAGCGGCCGGGCCTACTCCAAGCTGTCCGAGCAGACCACGGGCCGGACCTACGACGTCACCGCGCTCAACCCGTCCATGGCGGGCTCGGCCGGTGAGATGGTCTCGGACTCCGGCGACCTCAACCGGTTCTACCGGGCGCTGCTGACCGGCAGGCTGCTGCCCCAGCGCCAGCTCAAGGAGATGATGACGACCGTCGCGGTGCCCGGCCACCCCGAGGGGGGTTACGGACTGGGGCTGATGGCGCGCACGCTGCCCTGCGGGGTCGAGGTCTGGGGCCACGACGGCGGGATCCACGGCTCCACCTCGGTGGCGGTCACCACCGGGGACGGGCGCCACTCGCTGGCGTACAACCTCAACGGCGACTGGGCCGACGACGGCGCGGCGCCGGTGCTCGCCGAGTTCTGCGGCACCGGGCCGGCGGCCACGCCCGCAGGGTGA
- the pepN gene encoding aminopeptidase N — protein MPGENLSRDEARERAELLSVDGYDVALDLRSAVGDAPDGPRTFRSVTTIKFRCARPGAESFADLVAPSVNAITLNGKPLDPAAVFDGTRVALADLAAENVLVVDANCAYSRTGEGMHRFVDPEDGEVYLYTQYEPADSRRVFANFEQPDLKARYRFEASAPEGWTVWSNGEGTRGEDGVWRFAETEPISTYITCVVAGPYHYVTDTYTRTLDDGSTLEIPLGAMCRKGLARHFDADDVFLVTKQGFDFFHDQFDYPYPFGKYDQAFVPEYNLGAMENPGLVTFREEFIFRGKVTRAAYERRANVILHEMAHMWFGDLVTMRWWDDLWLKESFADFMGSFSQVEATRFDNGWITFANGRKSWAYRADQLPSTHPVTADIRDLEDAKLNFDGITYAKGASVLKQLVAYVGRDAFLEGARRYFKRHAYGNTRLEDLLSVLEEVSGRDMASWSRSWLQTAGVNSLTPQVTYDAGDRITELAIAQEAVEAYPTLRPHRVAVGLYRSEAGALVRYARAEVDVDGPRTVVAELAGAERPELVLVNDDDLTYCKIRFDQGSLDTLRAHLGDITDPLARALCWSALWNLTRDALMPARDFIDLVLTHSGRESDIGVLQMLHAWTRSAQTHYAAPEWRERGGRLLAEGALRELRLADPGSEHQLSWARFFASTATTDADFQLLEGLLAGTAKIDGLDVDQELRWTFLEPLAAHGLADEAAIGAELARDDTASGKRHQVRCLAARPSAAVKAQAWAQVVESDALSNALAEATIAGFGQASQRELSAPYAPKYFEVIERVWAERSIQIGMDIVRGLFPALQDNSATLEATDEWLDGHREAAPALRRLVLEARDDLARTLRGQACDAAADAR, from the coding sequence GTGCCCGGTGAGAATCTGTCCCGCGACGAGGCCCGTGAGCGGGCCGAGCTGTTGTCCGTCGACGGGTACGACGTCGCCCTCGATCTGCGCTCGGCGGTCGGGGACGCCCCGGACGGGCCGCGTACGTTCCGCTCGGTGACCACGATCAAGTTCCGCTGCGCGCGGCCGGGCGCGGAGTCCTTCGCGGACTTGGTCGCGCCGTCCGTGAACGCGATCACCCTCAACGGCAAGCCGCTCGACCCGGCCGCCGTGTTCGACGGCACCCGGGTGGCGCTGGCCGATCTGGCCGCCGAGAACGTGCTGGTGGTCGACGCGAACTGCGCCTACAGCCGGACCGGCGAGGGCATGCACCGCTTCGTCGACCCCGAGGACGGCGAGGTCTACCTCTACACCCAGTACGAGCCGGCCGACTCCCGGCGGGTCTTCGCCAACTTCGAGCAGCCCGACCTCAAGGCCCGCTACCGCTTCGAGGCGAGCGCGCCCGAGGGCTGGACGGTCTGGTCGAACGGGGAGGGCACCCGGGGCGAGGACGGGGTGTGGCGGTTCGCCGAGACCGAGCCCATCTCCACGTACATCACCTGTGTGGTGGCCGGTCCGTACCACTACGTGACGGACACCTACACCCGCACCCTCGACGACGGCAGCACGCTGGAGATCCCGCTCGGCGCGATGTGCCGCAAGGGCCTGGCCCGGCACTTCGACGCGGACGACGTGTTCCTCGTCACCAAGCAGGGCTTCGACTTCTTCCACGACCAGTTCGACTACCCGTACCCGTTCGGCAAGTACGACCAGGCGTTCGTGCCGGAGTACAACCTCGGGGCGATGGAGAACCCGGGTCTGGTGACCTTCCGCGAGGAGTTCATCTTCCGGGGCAAGGTGACGCGGGCCGCCTACGAGCGGCGCGCCAACGTGATCCTGCACGAGATGGCGCACATGTGGTTCGGCGACCTGGTCACCATGCGGTGGTGGGACGACCTGTGGCTGAAGGAGTCGTTCGCCGACTTCATGGGCAGCTTCTCGCAGGTCGAGGCGACCCGGTTCGACAACGGCTGGATCACCTTCGCCAACGGCCGCAAGTCCTGGGCCTACCGCGCCGACCAGCTGCCCTCCACCCACCCGGTCACGGCCGACATCCGCGACCTGGAGGACGCCAAGCTCAACTTCGACGGCATCACCTACGCCAAGGGCGCCTCCGTCCTCAAGCAGCTGGTGGCGTACGTGGGCCGGGACGCGTTCCTGGAGGGCGCCCGCCGCTACTTCAAGCGCCACGCCTACGGGAACACCCGCCTGGAGGACCTGCTGTCGGTCCTGGAGGAGGTCTCCGGCCGGGACATGGCGTCCTGGTCGCGCTCCTGGCTGCAGACCGCCGGGGTCAACTCGCTCACCCCGCAGGTCACCTATGACGCGGGCGACCGCATCACCGAGCTCGCCATCGCCCAGGAGGCCGTCGAGGCGTACCCGACGCTGCGCCCGCACCGGGTCGCGGTCGGCCTCTACCGCTCCGAGGCGGGCGCCCTGGTGCGCTACGCCCGCGCCGAGGTCGACGTGGACGGGCCGCGCACGGTGGTGGCGGAGCTGGCCGGGGCCGAGCGGCCCGAGCTGGTCCTCGTCAACGACGACGACCTCACCTACTGCAAGATCCGCTTCGACCAGGGCTCGCTGGACACCCTGCGCGCGCACCTGGGCGACATCACCGACCCGCTGGCGCGCGCCCTGTGCTGGTCGGCGCTGTGGAACCTGACGCGGGACGCCCTGATGCCCGCCCGGGACTTCATCGACCTGGTCCTCACCCACTCCGGGCGCGAGAGCGACATCGGCGTGCTCCAGATGCTGCACGCCTGGACCCGCTCCGCGCAGACCCACTACGCGGCGCCCGAGTGGCGCGAGCGCGGCGGGCGGCTGCTCGCCGAGGGCGCGCTGCGCGAGCTGCGGCTGGCCGACCCGGGCAGCGAGCACCAGCTGTCCTGGGCCCGCTTCTTCGCCTCCACGGCCACCACCGACGCCGACTTCCAGCTGCTCGAAGGGCTGCTGGCGGGCACGGCGAAGATCGACGGGCTCGACGTCGACCAGGAGCTGCGCTGGACGTTCCTGGAGCCGCTGGCCGCGCACGGCCTGGCCGACGAGGCCGCGATCGGCGCCGAGCTCGCCCGCGACGACACCGCCTCCGGCAAGCGCCACCAGGTGCGCTGTCTGGCGGCCCGGCCGTCCGCGGCGGTGAAGGCGCAGGCGTGGGCCCAGGTCGTGGAGTCGGACGCGCTCTCCAACGCGCTGGCGGAGGCGACCATCGCCGGATTCGGCCAGGCGTCGCAGCGCGAGCTGTCCGCGCCGTACGCGCCGAAGTACTTCGAGGTGATCGAGCGGGTCTGGGCCGAGCGGTCCATCCAGATCGGCATGGACATCGTGCGCGGGCTCTTCCCGGCCCTCCAGGACAACAGCGCGACCCTCGAAGCCACGGACGAATGGCTCGACGGACACCGGGAGGCGGCCCCGGCGCTGCGCCGCCTGGTGCTCGAAGCCCGTGACGACCTGGCCCGCACCCTGCGCGGCCAGGCGTGCGACGCGGCGGCGGACGCCCGCTGA
- a CDS encoding DsbA family protein — MSETVTQAGKTPVDFWFDPLCPWAWMTSRWMLEVEKVRDVEVRWHLMSLAVLNEDRLEELPENYREFLSTKAWGPVRVVMAAQEKFGTEVLGRLYTALGTRFHNQDLGSGREVLVAALEEAGLPAELADYADADPETYEFDAQLRASHKEGIDKVGQDVGTPVIAVPGADGEQIAFFGPVVTPAPKGEAAARLWDGTLLVASTPGFYEIKRSRTSGPIFD; from the coding sequence ATGTCCGAGACCGTGACCCAGGCCGGGAAGACCCCCGTCGACTTCTGGTTCGACCCGCTGTGTCCGTGGGCCTGGATGACCTCCCGCTGGATGCTGGAGGTCGAGAAGGTGCGCGACGTGGAGGTCCGCTGGCACCTGATGAGCCTCGCCGTCCTCAACGAGGACCGGCTGGAGGAGCTGCCGGAGAACTACCGCGAATTCCTGAGCACCAAGGCGTGGGGGCCGGTCCGGGTCGTCATGGCCGCGCAGGAGAAGTTCGGCACCGAGGTGCTGGGCCGGCTGTACACCGCGCTGGGCACCCGCTTCCACAACCAGGACCTGGGCTCCGGCCGCGAGGTCCTGGTCGCCGCCCTGGAGGAGGCCGGGCTGCCCGCCGAGCTCGCCGACTACGCGGACGCCGACCCGGAGACCTACGAGTTCGACGCGCAGCTGCGCGCCTCGCACAAGGAGGGCATCGACAAGGTCGGCCAGGACGTCGGCACCCCGGTGATCGCGGTGCCCGGCGCCGACGGCGAGCAGATAGCCTTCTTCGGCCCGGTCGTCACCCCGGCGCCCAAGGGCGAGGCCGCCGCCCGGCTCTGGGACGGCACGCTGCTGGTGGCCTCGACCCCCGGCTTCTACGAGATCAAGCGCAGCCGCACGTCCGGCCCGATCTTCGACTAG
- a CDS encoding superoxide dismutase, producing the protein MAIYTLPELPYDYAALEPVISPEIIELHHDKHHAAYVKGANDTLEQLAEARDKDAWGSINGLEKNLAFHLSGHILHSIYWHNMTGDGGGEPLEADGVGELADAIAESFGSFAKFKAQLTKASATTQGSGWGVLAHEPVSGRLVVEQIYDHQGNVGQGSTPILVFDAWEHAFYLQYKNQKVDFIEAMWRVVNWQDVAKRYAAAKSAGNALLLVP; encoded by the coding sequence ATGGCCATTTACACGCTTCCTGAACTTCCGTACGACTACGCCGCGCTCGAACCCGTCATCAGCCCGGAGATCATCGAGCTGCATCACGACAAGCACCACGCGGCGTACGTGAAGGGCGCGAACGACACCCTGGAGCAGCTCGCGGAGGCCCGCGACAAGGACGCCTGGGGCTCGATCAACGGCCTGGAGAAGAACCTCGCGTTCCACCTCTCCGGCCACATCCTGCACTCGATCTACTGGCACAACATGACCGGCGACGGCGGCGGCGAGCCGCTGGAGGCCGACGGCGTGGGCGAGCTGGCGGACGCCATCGCCGAGTCCTTCGGCTCCTTCGCCAAGTTCAAGGCCCAGCTGACCAAGGCGTCGGCGACCACGCAGGGTTCGGGCTGGGGCGTCCTCGCCCACGAGCCGGTCAGCGGCCGTCTCGTGGTCGAGCAGATCTACGACCACCAGGGCAACGTCGGCCAGGGCTCCACCCCGATCCTGGTCTTCGACGCCTGGGAGCACGCCTTCTACCTCCAGTACAAGAACCAGAAGGTGGACTTCATCGAGGCGATGTGGCGGGTGGTCAACTGGCAGGACGTGGCGAAGCGTTACGCCGCCGCCAAGTCCGCCGGCAACGCCCTCCTCCTGGTCCCGTAG
- a CDS encoding amino acid permease, translating into MSRTNAPVTTDAPPKVDSPLTHGLKQRHLSMIALGGVIGAGLFVGSGAGIAAAGPSIVLAYGISGALVMLVMRMLGEMSAANPASGSFSVHAERAIGPWAGFTAGWAFWVLLCVAVGLEGIGAAKIMTQWMPGTPEWAWVALFMLVFTATNLAAVKNFGEFEFWFAALKVAAIALFLVLGLLAILGVLPDTDAPGTSNLTGEGGFLPNGSEGLVLGLLASVFAYGGLETVTIAAAESEKPVQGVARAVRTAMWRIAVFYIGSMAVIVTLVPWNDKEVVAKGPYVAALDHLGIDGAGQIMNVVVLIALLSAMNANIYGASRMAYSLVARDQGPKALGRISGGVPRNGVLCSSVFGFGCVLLSYWRPDDVFPWLLNMIGAVILVVWIFIAASQLLLRRRTERETPEKLVVRMWLYPGLTWVALAAMAGIFVLMARQPDTRDQLMATGALTVVLAVIGYVRQRTAARRAA; encoded by the coding sequence ATGTCTCGGACAAACGCGCCCGTGACGACCGACGCGCCGCCGAAGGTCGACTCCCCCCTCACCCACGGCCTCAAGCAGCGCCACCTCTCGATGATCGCGCTCGGCGGCGTCATCGGCGCCGGGCTGTTCGTGGGCTCCGGCGCCGGGATCGCCGCCGCCGGGCCCTCGATCGTCCTCGCCTACGGCATATCCGGCGCGCTCGTCATGCTGGTGATGCGCATGCTGGGCGAGATGTCGGCGGCCAACCCCGCCTCCGGCTCCTTCTCCGTGCACGCCGAGCGGGCCATCGGGCCCTGGGCGGGCTTCACGGCCGGCTGGGCGTTCTGGGTGCTGCTCTGCGTGGCGGTCGGCCTGGAGGGCATCGGCGCCGCCAAGATCATGACCCAGTGGATGCCCGGAACGCCCGAGTGGGCGTGGGTCGCGCTCTTCATGCTGGTGTTCACCGCCACCAACCTCGCGGCCGTGAAGAACTTCGGCGAGTTCGAGTTCTGGTTCGCCGCGCTCAAGGTCGCCGCGATCGCGCTCTTCCTCGTCCTCGGCCTGCTCGCCATCCTCGGCGTGCTGCCCGACACCGACGCCCCCGGCACCTCCAACCTCACCGGCGAGGGCGGCTTCCTGCCCAACGGATCCGAGGGCCTGGTGCTCGGACTGCTCGCCTCCGTCTTCGCGTACGGCGGCCTGGAGACGGTCACCATCGCCGCGGCCGAGTCCGAGAAGCCGGTCCAGGGCGTGGCCCGCGCGGTGCGCACGGCGATGTGGCGCATCGCCGTCTTCTACATCGGCTCGATGGCGGTCATCGTCACGCTGGTGCCCTGGAACGACAAGGAGGTGGTCGCGAAGGGACCGTACGTGGCCGCCCTGGACCACCTCGGCATCGACGGCGCCGGGCAGATCATGAACGTGGTCGTCCTGATCGCCCTGCTCTCCGCGATGAACGCCAACATCTACGGCGCCTCGCGCATGGCGTACTCGCTGGTCGCGCGGGACCAGGGCCCCAAGGCGCTCGGCCGGATCTCCGGCGGGGTGCCGCGCAACGGGGTGCTGTGCTCCTCGGTCTTCGGCTTCGGCTGCGTCCTGCTGAGCTACTGGCGCCCGGACGACGTCTTCCCCTGGCTGCTCAACATGATCGGCGCGGTGATCCTGGTCGTCTGGATCTTCATCGCCGCCTCCCAGCTGCTGCTGCGCCGGCGCACCGAGCGCGAGACGCCGGAGAAGCTGGTGGTGCGGATGTGGCTCTACCCGGGGCTGACCTGGGTGGCGCTGGCGGCGATGGCCGGGATCTTCGTTCTGATGGCCCGTCAGCCCGACACCCGCGACCAGCTGATGGCCACGGGCGCGCTCACCGTGGTGCTGGCCGTCATCGGCTACGTCCGGCAGCGGACGGCGGCCCGCCGGGCGGCCTGA